The following is a genomic window from Neomonachus schauinslandi chromosome 15, ASM220157v2, whole genome shotgun sequence.
ggctgctgctgctgctgggggcgCTGGGGGCGTCGCTCGCCCCTGGTACGTCTGGGCCTCAGGGGGGCAGTGACGGGGCCAGGGGTCGTGGCCGGGCGCGGTGGCTTCACTTCGTGCTCTCCTCTCCAGGCGCCCGCGGCACGGAGGCGGAGGGCCGGCTCCGCAAGAAGCTTTTCTCGGGCTATGACAGCTCGGTGCGGCCGGCGCGGGAGGTGGGGGACCGTGTCGGAGTCAGCATTGGCCTCAGCCTGGCGCAGCTCATCAGCCTGGTGAGGGCGCACGCCGGGGTGGAGGCCCGGCGCGGTGTCCGGCTGGGGGCGTGGCTTTGGGCGGGGGCcgtctgggggcggggcctggggccccGTTAGCAGAGATTGGGTCGAAATCGGACCAGTGGACAAGCTGTGGGCGTGGCTGCTGGACCGGCCGCGGGTAGAGCCGGGTAGGGCGAGGAACCCTGAAGTGAGGCCGGGGCTACGGGAAGGCTGGGGGGCGGGCCTTGAGGCGTGGTCGCAGGCTGGGGCGGAGCTTGGCGCCGGACTAGGTCGGGAAACAACAGCGGGCGGAGATTCAGGGTTGGGTGAGTTACGGGCTGTGGGTGGGGCCCGGGACGGCCGGAAGTTTCCGGGATAGAGGCGGGGCTTAAGTCAATTCCGCATCTAGGAGGCGGGGCTTGGAGGCAAGAGAGAGGGGCTCAGAAAAAGAGGGGTTTCCAGAGAGAGCTTGACCCGCCGAGCCCCTTCATTTCTCTCTATTCCCATCACCTCTACCCTTTAAACTTTTCCCTTCTAGAACGAGAAGGATGAGGAGATGAGCACAAAGGTGTACTTAGACCTGGTATGGAGACCCCACGGGGTGGGAGAGGGCGCCCCGCTGCCTTTCCAATTTCCTCCAATGTCCCGCTCAGTAAGAGTGTATCTTGCATCACGACCTCAGAAAACATAACGGAACGGAAGCTTCAGGAGACAATACCTATCTTTACTATGGGAGTTGCATTCCACACAtttcttattctaatttttttaacaatgttttgGGGGCCGCTAACTTGATTCCCGACCCACTAAAGGGTCGCTAactgcagtttgaaaaacagtttTAGTGGCTAGCTAGTGCAACCTCCTCATTTTTACAGACTAAAAACCGGGGGCCCAGGGCGAGGGAAGAGGAAATTGGCTGATGGGGTCCCAGCGAGTAAAGGTGCAGCCGGAATCAGAGCCCCGACTTCCAGGACCATAGCCCAGGCCTGTCGGCTCCCCTTCCTTGCACTCCCTCTCCGGCTTCCTCCGGACATCCCACGTCCCCTCCCAGGCTCCAGTCCCGGACAGCCCCTCAGCCTCTGCTTCCACAGGAGTGGACTGACTACAGGCTGAGCTGGGACCCCGCGGAGCACGACGGCATCGATTCACTTCGCATTACGGCTGGATCCGTGTGGCTTCCGGACGTGGTGCTCCTAAACAAGTAAGCTCTTCCCCGAGGcggggaggtgggcggggcctCCGGAGGGCGGGGCCTGATCCCGACCGAGAAGGTTCCTCCCCGCAGCAACGACGGAAATTTTGACGTTGCTCTGGACTTGAACGTCGTGGTGTCCTCCAATGGTTCCGTGCGCTGGCAGCCTCCCGGCCTCTACCGTAGCAGCTGCAGCATCCAGGTGCCCGGGCTTCccctgggaaccctgcttctTCCAAGACACGGCCTCCGCAGCGACTCCCGTCCCTCCTCCATTATCCCCCATAACCCTCCCATATCGCTCCCGTCCTCCTGATTTTGCGTTGTTTCATCCTCTCTGCCCAGTGTCGCTGACTTGCAGTGTTTCTCAGTGACCTCGCTCCCGTTGCCCATGGCCTCCCCTAATAACCTTCCAATTCGTCTGTGACCCTACATCCCTGTGACCTGCCTAATGACCTCCCAACGCCCCCAGCCCCGAACAGTTCTCTGGCAGCTCTggtgacaccccccacccccgctccatCCAGGTCACCTACTTCCCCTTCGACTGGCAGAACTGCACGATGGTGTTCAGTTCCTACAGCTACGACAGCTCCGAGGTCAGCCTGCGGGCCGGCTTGGGTCCTGATAAGCAGGAGCGGCAGGAAGTGCGCATTCATGAAGGGACCTTCATTGGTGAGTGGGCATGGCTCCCACGTCCATGGGCTTTATGATTTCCAGTTTCTAACAGGCTGATAAACACCCTCCTCCTTCAGCAATGCCCAGTACAACCTGTGGGGTCGGGAAGGTAAGTGGGACTCTCTACATTTCGCAGATATGGAAGTGGAGACTCGTTCATCAGAGATGGGCTGCCCAGCCCAGTGTCCGCAGCTAGCGCCTTATCACATCAGCCACCCTCAGGTCTAGGATGTGGCAGAGCAAGCCATATCTGGCAGCAATAAGGACAGGTCCCACATCTgtgtccctttcttctctcctcccctctccttcctcccagagaATGGCCAATGGGAAATTATCCACAAGCCTTCTCGGCTAATCCAGCCTCCAGCGGATCctaggggagggggggaaggacaGCGGCAAGAAGTCACCTTCTACCTCATCATTCGCCGGAAGCCTCTCTTCTACCTGGTCAATGTCATTGCCCCATGCATCCTCATCACTCTTCTGGCCATCTTCGTCTTCTACCTGCCGCCAGATGCAGGTAAGGGAGGGAAGAGCTGGCAACCCTCCTTCTTACCAGTTGCTCAGCTTCTTCCTGTCCACCCTGAAACCAGGCAAGGTTTTTCTGCCAACCCAAGCCATCATGGATTGTGCTTCAGCGATCTTGCCCAGGTTTTCCCTTCAACCAGAATCTTCTCATCTGGATCCAGGTTTTCCCTCTAACCTCAGgctctgcctcccctctgctgcccACTTCTCTCCGTCCAGGAACTCCTGAACTCTTTCCTTCAGAATCCTAAGATCTCATCCTTGGAACCAACAAACTCCTGTGGTTAGACaactctccccttccctttccccattcCTGGTATActccccccaactccccccccccccccccccacacacacacctactaGTCCCTTGGAGATTCCCTTGGAAATAATAGCAACATTTCTCTAGGGGGCAGCATAATGTAGTTACGGAGTAACCTTGGGCAGATTCCTTCCTATGTGTCCCTACCTAACAgaattattttgaggattaattGAGTTAATAGAACTATGCCTGGTACCAAGTAAGTTCTATGtaagtgttattatttttactatttttgagcGCTTGCTATAAGTAGTACAGTTAACAtgttacatacttttttttaaagattttatttatttatttgacagagagagagtgacagcgagagagggaacacaagcagggggagtgggagggggagaagcaggcttgccgccaagcggggagcccaatacggggctcgaccccaggaccctgggatcatgacctgagccgaaggcagatgcttagcgactaagccacccaggcgccccaacatgttacatacattaactcaattctttttttttttttaagatttatttatttattttagaagggggagaggcagagtgaatCTCAGGccgactctgcgctgagcgcagagccagacacgggaatcgatctcatgacccagagactacgaccccagccaaaatcaacaTTCGGACCCTTaatcgactgcaccacccaggcgctcctacgTGAACTCAATACTAATCTTTAgaacaactctgtgaggtgaATACTGAATTGTCTTCCCACTTTacagagaaggacaaagaggCTGAGAGAGTTTAAGTCATTTGCCCCACCTTATAGTTAGAGGTAGTGTCACGATTCCAACTCTGGTTGGTGCCAGTCTGATTCTGAGACTGAAATCCTTAACTCTGGTATTTAAAGtatgctttccttctctctggcaTCAAGTAATCTGTCTAGGGAAGGAAAGTGATCCAGCTCTAGAACACACTTCCAAATGTAACTTCTACTTCCTCCCGGAGCAGAGCAAATCTTGGAACCCAATATTATATAGGACTTAAGTAGAGCAGAccataaaagttttttatttcgATACCTTCCTTGAAGTTTGAGGTGCCTATTTTATGCCACAGGAATATTCAGCCACCTGGCATATCCTTAtatactttgtttccttttttagatCCTTCAAGTTGCTATTTAGTTCCTTTTAAAAAGCTACAAGGGTTGGTCTATTCATTCACGCAATGATATTTGTTTAGCATCTATAATGTGTTAggtaggcactgggaatacatcagtgaataaaagagacaaaaatccttgcccttgtggagtttacattctagtggggagacagtcaataaacaagataaataaatctattaGATAGTATATTAGAACAGGACAAGTCctaaggaggaaaataaagtaggaaaagtGGTTAGGGAGGATGAGAATGGGGGTAGGGGttacaatttaaaatagaacagccagggggcgcctgggtggcccagttggttcagtgtccggctcttgatttctgcttaggtcatgatctcagcgctgggcatggagcctgcttaagattctctccctctccctctgccctccccccgccaaaagaataaataaaaataaaatagaacagtcaGGGGCCCCTAGCTGGCTTAGTCGGTacagcacgtgactcttgatcttggggttgtgagttcaagccccacactgggtgtagagattacttaaaaataaaatcttaaaaagatagaGAATGGTCAGTGAATGcctcaataaaaaggaaatatttgatcAGTATTTGAAGGAAGAGTTGAAGGGGGTGAGAGAATGACCCTGGCAGATACCTGGGGGAAGAATGTACCAAGTGGAGTTAACAGTGAATGCAAAGATCCTGAACTGGGAGTGAGCCTCGTGTATTCACGAAATAGCCAGGATAACTGAAtgaaggaagcaagagaaaaacagtagGAGATAAAGTCAGAGAGATAATGGGAAGAAGGCCTTGTCAACCACACTGAGGGCTGGCTTTTATGCTAAAGAAGAtgagaagccactggaaggtttTGAAAAGAGAAGTGATacaatctgatttacattttaacaggATCAATCTGGCTGCTCTGTTGAGAACAGTCAGCAGGGGGAAATAGGATGAAGCAAAGAGGAGGCCTTTATAATAACTCAGACCTGAGGTAATGGTGCTTTGTacgaatatattttgaaggtacaGCCAGTAGGGTTTGCTATGGATTGGATATGGGATGAGAGCGAGAGAGGAGAGTTGAGAATGACTGATAGGACTTTGGCCGGAGCCCCAGGAAAGATGGATTTGCCATTCATGAAATGTGGGAGCCTGTGGGAGGGTTTGGTGGTCAGGGGATTAATTTtgggacatgttaagtttgagacgTCTATTGGACATCGAAGCAGAGAGGTTAAATCAGCAGATGCCTATAAATCTGGGGTTTAGGAGAGTAAGTCTGGGCTGGAGGTATAATTTTAAGAGTCATCTGCATGCAGTTGGCCCTTCCAAAAGCCTGTCCTTGTGTGGGCTGGAGGTCACTGAAAATGCCATGGAAATTGCCTTCTGGCAAAGCCTAatccttctgccttcccctctggCCCGCAAGGAGAGAAGATGGGGCTGTCCATCTTTGCGCTGCTGACCCTTACCGTGTTCCTGTTGCTGCTGGCAGACAAAGTTCCTGAGACCTCCCTGTCTGTCCCCATCATTATCAAGTACCTCATGTTTACCATGGTCCTCGTCACTTTCTCAGTCATCCTTAGTGTCGTAGTCCTCAACCTGCACCATCGCTCACCCCACACCCACCAAATGCCCGTTTGGGTCCGCCAGGTAAGATGTCCTCCTCCGACCTGTGTTAACTTTCAGTCCTGGTGTTCGTTTTTTTTGTGCAGGTATCACTCCTGCAACCCGCCTACCAACTTCAACCTTCCCTTTCTCAGACCTAAGGGAGAACTGCAACTCCTGGTGGAATGTTCTAGTGCCGGGGCCTGTTGGATGTTGAAACGTTGCGCAGCTAACTTTACCCTCCCGACACTGTCATGGCATAGATTCCTTACTTTCTTCGTCAGTAGTGCTCATACTGGGTCTCAGGGTAACATTCATTCCCAGGGTCAGGTCCTGTCAGGGTGGAAGCCCTCGGAACTTTCCTTTCCAGTCGGGACGCCTCGCAACCCACTTAGGAGCTCTGGAGGCTGTGTGGCTGGGGGGACGCGCGCACGCATGCGCGGGGATGGGCAGGTGGATGGGAACGGCGGGCCGCTTCGCTTGCGGTCTGAAAGCGTGAGAGCCCCCGCCAACACGCCTTTCTACTCAGCAGATCTTCATCCACAAACTCCCTCTATACCTGGGTCTGAAGAGGCCCAAACCTGAGAGAGACCTGATGCCAGAGCCACCTCCTGTAGCCCTCAGGGATTCTCCAGGAAGTGGCTGGGGTCGGGGAACAGATGAATATTTCATCCGGAAGCCACCGAACGATTTTCTCTTCCCTAAACCCAACAGGTAGTACCTACTCCCCGTCGCCtacaaggaagggagagagggaactaCAGTTCCCAGAAGACTGTGCGGAGGCGGGCGGCTTAAGGTCCCAGAAGATGCCCTTGGGCATCATGGGAATTgtagtaccccccccccccaccgcctaCTTTGCGGAAAGGCGGAGACTAAAGCGTATAGAGATGGGAGGAATTGCGGAAGGCTGGAGAGGTCGCCGCTGGCGGGGAGAGCCTAAAGGGCCTTCTCACGTTTTGAAAACTGACAAGAGTGTTGGAGGAAGGGGTCGGGACGGAGCCTTGAGCCTGGCCAAACTGTCGCGGCTCTTCCAGGTTCCAGCCTGAACTGTCTGCCCCGGACCTGCGGCGACTTACCGATGGTCCAACCCGGGCTGTGGGCCTGCCTCCCGAACTACGGGAGGCCGTTTCCTCCATCAGCTACATCGCTCGGCAGCTGCAGGAGCAGGAAGACCACGACGCGGTAAGTCCAATGAGGGTGGAGCAGGGCGGGGCCTGGGTGGCCTCGGTTCCGCCCGCAGACCCCGGCTCCGCCCCAGCACCCGCTCTTGCTTCTGATTGGAAGCTCGCCTCCCTTGGTCCCGCCCCCTGCTTTCCGACTGGTTCCTCGCTCCATCGGTCGTCCGCAGTTTCGTTTTCCTCGGTCCCGCGGCCCGCCCCTGTCTCTGAGCCGTGAGAGAAGGGCGAGGGTACCGGGCAGGCCTTCCCTGGGGCTCTGGAGCTCAGGGA
Proteins encoded in this region:
- the CHRNB1 gene encoding acetylcholine receptor subunit beta; its protein translation is MTPGRLLLLLGALGASLAPGARGTEAEGRLRKKLFSGYDSSVRPAREVGDRVGVSIGLSLAQLISLNEKDEEMSTKVYLDLEWTDYRLSWDPAEHDGIDSLRITAGSVWLPDVVLLNNNDGNFDVALDLNVVVSSNGSVRWQPPGLYRSSCSIQVTYFPFDWQNCTMVFSSYSYDSSEVSLRAGLGPDKQERQEVRIHEGTFIENGQWEIIHKPSRLIQPPADPRGGGEGQRQEVTFYLIIRRKPLFYLVNVIAPCILITLLAIFVFYLPPDAGEKMGLSIFALLTLTVFLLLLADKVPETSLSVPIIIKYLMFTMVLVTFSVILSVVVLNLHHRSPHTHQMPVWVRQIFIHKLPLYLGLKRPKPERDLMPEPPPVALRDSPGSGWGRGTDEYFIRKPPNDFLFPKPNRFQPELSAPDLRRLTDGPTRAVGLPPELREAVSSISYIARQLQEQEDHDALKEDWQFVAMVVDRLFLWTFIIFTSIGTLVIFLDASYHLPPADPFP